From Nycticebus coucang isolate mNycCou1 chromosome 6, mNycCou1.pri, whole genome shotgun sequence, the proteins below share one genomic window:
- the CLEC14A gene encoding C-type lectin domain family 14 member A has translation MRRALALCLLWQAIWPEPGGGEHPTADRASCLASGACYSLHHATMKRLAAEEACALRGGALSSVREGTELSAVLALLLAGPRPGEGSKDLLFWVSLERKRSNCTLVNQPLRGFSWPSSDASGSESNNTLQWVEEPQRSCTARRCAALQVTGGVEAAGWKEMLCHRRAQGYLCKYQFEGLCPALRPGATSNLSYRAPFQLSSAALDFSPPGTKVSALCPGQLPISVTCVADETGVRWDRLPSGAVLCPCPGRYLRAGKCAELPNCLDDLGGFACECAEGFEPGNDGRSCVTNGERQLAPGGTKVPTESPPASETSPIPKRKSSPRDPEKPREIPHVPAQGSSATSIPEIPQWGAQSTVSTLQMSPQVKSKATITPSGSVTPTALSTSPQALDSSSTVVFILVSVAVVVLVVLTMTVLGLFKLCFHKSPSSQSPKGSLAPPGIESDAEAAALSSNSAHCTNSGVKVGDCGFPDQTEATSLAGSSLGSGHT, from the coding sequence ATGAGGCGGGCGCTCGCCTTGTGCCTCCTCTGGCAGGCGATCTGGCCCGAGCCGGGAGGTGGTGAGCACCCCACCGCCGACCGCGCCAGCTGCTTGGCCTCGGGGGCCTGCTACAGTTTGCACCACGCGACGATGAAGAGGCTTGCGGCCGAGGAGGCCTGCGCCCTGCGCGGCGGGGCGCTCAGCAGCGTGCGTGAGGGAACCGAGCTGAGCGCTGTGCTCGCGCTTCTGCTGGCAGGCCCACGGCCGGGAGAAGGCTCCAAAGACCTTCTGTTCTGGGTGTCGCTGGAGCGCAAGCGTTCCAACTGCACCCTGGTGAACCAGCCTTTGCGGGGTTTCTCCTGGCCGTCCTCCGACGCCAGCGGGTCTGAAAGCAACAACACGCTGCAGTGGGTGGAGGAGCCCCAACGTTCCTGCACCGCGCGGAGATGCGCGGCGCTCCAGGTCACTGGCGGGGTCGAGGCCGCAGGCTGGAAGGAAATGCTATGCCACCGGCGCGCCCAGGGCTACCTGTGCAAATACCAGTTTGAGGGCTTGTGCCCCGCGCTCCGCCCAGGGGCCACCTCTAATTTGAGCTACCGCGCGCCCTTCCAACTCTCCAGCGCGGCGCTGGACTTCAGTCCCCCTGGGACCAAGGTGAGTGCGCTCTGCCCGGGGCAGCTACCCATCTCAGTTACCTGCGTTGCCGACGAGACCGGCGTGCGCTGGGACCGACTCCCCTCGGGCGCGGTGCTCTGTCCCTGCCCTGGGAGGTACCTCCGTGCTGGCAAATGCGCGGAGCTTCCTAACTGCCTGGACGACTTGGGAGGCTTTGCCTGCGAATGTGCTGAGGGCTTTGAGCCGGGGAACGACGGACGCTCTTGCGTGACCAATGGGGAAAGACAGCTAGCCCCTGGAGGGACCAAAGTGCCCACCGAGAGTCCGCCGGCCTCTGAAACCAGCCCCATACCGAAGAGAAAGTCGTCACCTAGGGACCCAGAGAAGCCAAGAGAGATACCCCATGTCCCTGCACAAGGCAGTTCAGCCACCTCTATTCCTGAGATTCCTCAGTGGGGAGCACAGAGCACTGTGTCTACCCTTCAAATGTCCCCTCAAGTCAAGTCAAAGGCCACCATCACCCCCTCAGGGAGCGTGACTCCCACAGCTCTCTCTACCAGTCCCCAAGCTTTGGACTCTTCCTCCACCGTGGTCTTCATCCTCGTGAGCGTAGCAGTAGTGGTGCTGGTGGTCCTGACCATGACCGTGCTGGGACTTTTCAAACTCTGCTTTCACAAGAGCCCTTCCTCCCAGTCACCCAAGGGCTCTTTGGCGCCCCCAGGTATAGAGAGCGATGCTGAGGCCGCTGCTTTGAGCTCCAATTCTGCACATTGCACAAACAGTGGTGTGAAGGTCGGGGACTGTGGTTTTCCAGACCAAACAGAAGCCACCTCGCTGGCAGGGTCCTCTCTTGGCTCTGGCCACACATAG